The Culex quinquefasciatus strain JHB chromosome 2, VPISU_Cqui_1.0_pri_paternal, whole genome shotgun sequence genome contains the following window.
CATTTCGGGCACGATCATAACCGCTGTGATGCTCGAGTGCCTGAGTATTAGTTACGTTATGACGGTTGCGGAATGTGATCTGCAGCTGACCACGAGCCAGAAAGGAATACTCAGTGCCGTTGTGATTATTGGTATTTTGATTCAAGTTATGCGTTCTTTTTTAATCATGACTCGAGTATTTGCTACAGGAATCATCGTGAGTTCTCACCTTTGGGGCTTTCTGGCGGACACCCAAGGCCGCCGTGCGATCATAGTGCCAACACTGATTTTGTCTTTCGTCTCAACGTTGATATCCAGTTTCAGTACCACGTTCGTGTGGATGGCAGTTTTCCGATTCTGCACAGGATTCTTGTAACAAGTTACTGTAATGTCTAGAATGAACTCAAttgatttgtaaattttagtatttccggACCGTCAGCTTCAATCTACGCGTACCTTGGCGAGTTTCACAGCTACAAAACGCGATCGCGGGCGATCATGGGCGCTTCGTTTGTATTTGGAACGGGATGTTTGTTTCTGCCAGGAATTGCGTACATCACGATCAACAACGAGTGGGAGTTGGCGGTTCCCTTCCTGGACATAATCTACCGTCCCTGGAGGTTGTTTTTCGTCGTTTGCGCTTTGCCAGGACTGGTTTGCGCCATCGCACTGTTGAAGTTTCCCGAGAGTCCAAAGTTTATGGTCGGGAAGGGTGATACTGATCAAGCGGTTGAAACTATTCAATGGATTCATCGGATCAACTCTAGCAAGGATGAACCAGCCCTTCAGATAAAATCGATTGTTAGAAATGCGAATACAAAGAGTGCTGGATCGATCAAAGGATTCAAATCGATCGTGAAGCTGATATGGGATCAAACAGCTCCACTTTTTATGAAGCCATACCTGGTTCGAACAGTTTTGGTTTGTTTTATTCAGTTCGGGACTTATGTGACCGCTCATGGAATGTTCATGTTCTTCCCTGGGATATTGAATCAAATTGTGATCGCACAGAACTTGGGCGTTGACAGCAGTACGGTTTGTGATATAGTTCACGCCGATAGATCTTCAATTCCGTTGGGCAATGAAACTGTTCTTTTAAACTGCAAGCAAACGCTGGAAGAAACCACCTACATGTACACCTTCATAGCTGATGTATTTTACATGCTTGGAGTTGGACTGATCACACTGATCATCGACAAGGTTGGTAGACTGGCAGTTTTGGTATTTATCTTCACCTGCTCGGGCATTGCCGGTATACTCGTGGTATTCATAGCAATGCCATCGGTAACAATCTGGCTGTACATGATTCTCCTTCTTGGCTGTTACAACGTCAACGTGATCAATGCCGTGGCGGTTGATCTCTTCCCCACAAATTTGAGGTATAGATAAGGTAGTTTGAATAGATCCAACACCAATTACATCCTAATAATTTCAGAGCCATGGCCGTCAGCATTTCGCTCATGTTTGGTCGAATCGGAAGCGTTTTTGGAACCAACATGAACGGGCTTCTGCTGGACAGTCACTGCGAAGCAACCTTCTGGATCGCGAGTGTCATAATGTTGCTGTGTGGCGTGCTGTCCTTCTTCGTACCGGATATCCACAAGAAGACAGCGGCGAGCATTAGTGTTTCGCCCGAGTCCGTTGTACACgtagaaaaataaaagtttaatatATGAAGATCTCTTTGAGCATTTATATGAATTTTCCGAAACAAACTCATGTTAATACTTACAATTTTTGCGTAAAGCACAAGTTCGTGAAAAATTCGATTGTAGATATCATCAAATTTGTAAGTATTAGGTAGGTATGTTGGTTTTCGTCTAGACTCTAGAACTATTAGCACATAGCTTGGATATCTGTTATCTGTGATAACACACTCCGCATCCCAAAGAAAGAACCAAATTTCCTCGCACATGTATCACTCTTGGAAAGATACAAAACTTGCATCAAACTACTATCTTGACATGCTGGATTAATCAACCGAGATTTACCCAACTATAATGCAACACGTGTGTTTACGGTGATCACACATCTGTTTTATATTTAGGGGCACAAAGAAGTGTTCACATTGGACTGTTAAGTTCAGATTCGTTTTACCACTGGATGGCAGACCATGgctgtttcaaattttaaaagtgaGGCTGGGCAAATTTCATCAAACCAACATGACAAAACTACAATCGACGATGCCCTGGCGCTTGCAAGTAATTCGTATCAATTGGGTATAAAATTTGTACTAATCCAGTAACGATTACAGAGTTTGGTGTGTTCAACTACACGCTGATCATCATTGCGGGCACGATCATAACCGCTGTAATGCTTGAGATTCTCAGTATCAGCTACGTTATTACCGTTGCCGAGTGTGACCTGGAGTTGACCACGAGCCAGAAAGGAATACTTAGTGCCGTTGTGATTCTTGGTAAACATATTTTGAGATTCATTGGGATTCGTTGATTTACGCTAAAATTTCATCCTACAGGAGTCATCGTGAGCTCTCACCTCTGGGGCTTTCTGGCGGACACCCAAGGTCGACGTGTGGTCATTGTGTCCACGCTGTTTCTTTCGTTTGCCACTACTGTTGTGTCGAGTTTTACCTCAACTTTCATGTGGATGGCAGTATTTCGCTTCCTGACAGGATTCTTGTACGTACTTGGGATATTTCTTTGTTCAACATACTAATCAGAAAAATTACAGCATTTCCGGACCGTCCGCATCAATCTACGCATATCTGGGCGAGTTTCACAGCATCAAATCCCGATCGCGTGCCATTATGGGAGCTTCGTTTGTGTTCGGAGCCGGTTGTATGCTTCTGCCAGGAATTGCATACCTCACGATCAACAACGAGTGGGCGATCGCAGTTCCGTTTCTGAACATAATCTACCGACCCTGGAGgttgttctttgttgtttgTGCGCTGCCAGGGTTGATTTCCGCGATCGCACTGTTAAAGTTTCCCGAGAGTCCAAAGTTCATGGTCAACCAAGGTGATACTGATCGAGCGATCGAGGCTGTTCAATGGATCCATCGTATCAACTCGTTCAAGAAGGAGCCTGCCCTTCAGATAAAATCGATCGTTACAAACGCAAACACTAAGAGTGCCGGATCTACGAAAGGATTCAAAGCGATCATGAAGCTGGTATGGGACCAGACAGCACCGCTCTTCATGAAGCCATACCTGGTTCGAACGGTCTTGGTGTGTATCCTTCAGTTTGGAACGTACGTAACTGCCCATGGAATGTTCATGTTCTTCCCGGGCGTCGTGAATCAAATTGTTACGGCGCAGAACGCTGGCGTAGACAGCAGTACAGTTTGTGAAATAGTTCACGCTGACCGGCCAACATCAGGCAATGAAACCGTCTTGCTAAACTGCAAGCAAACCTTGGAAGAAACGACCTACATGTACACTTTTCTTGCGGATGTGTTTTACATGTTCGGCGTTGGACTTATCACGTTAGTCATTGATACCGTTGGAAGATTGTCTGTGCTGG
Protein-coding sequences here:
- the LOC6032927 gene encoding putative transporter SVOPL — encoded protein: MSSNLKDPDRQEDATVDDALTLAKFGLFNYTLIIISGTIITAVMLECLSISYVMTVAECDLQLTTSQKGILSAVVIIGIIVSSHLWGFLADTQGRRAIIVPTLILSFVSTLISSFSTTFVWMAVFRFCTGFFISGPSASIYAYLGEFHSYKTRSRAIMGASFVFGTGCLFLPGIAYITINNEWELAVPFLDIIYRPWRLFFVVCALPGLVCAIALLKFPESPKFMVGKGDTDQAVETIQWIHRINSSKDEPALQIKSIVRNANTKSAGSIKGFKSIVKLIWDQTAPLFMKPYLVRTVLVCFIQFGTYVTAHGMFMFFPGILNQIVIAQNLGVDSSTVCDIVHADRSSIPLGNETVLLNCKQTLEETTYMYTFIADVFYMLGVGLITLIIDKVGRLAVLVFIFTCSGIAGILVVFIAMPSVTIWLYMILLLGCYNVNVINAVAVDLFPTNLRAMAVSISLMFGRIGSVFGTNMNGLLLDSHCEATFWIASVIMLLCGVLSFFVPDIHKKTAASISVSPESVVHVEK